The Megalopta genalis isolate 19385.01 chromosome 8, iyMegGena1_principal, whole genome shotgun sequence sequence AACAATATTTCTAGGATGTTCGTCGGCGGGTCAAATGCTGCAGACCGTCAGTTCGATTGCATCAGTTAGAAGGTATCTAGAAGCGGAATTTCCCTCGACGGGGAGCATGTATCGGCTCAGAAGCCTTCCGACGGTTCAAGGCGTGAGAACGAGCGTAGGAGATACTCGCACCCTAAAGTAAGGTTCTATAAACAAGTGGCAGTGGACAAGTTTGTGACGTATCGAATGGCAGATTATGAGCGTATTGAAAAGTGTCATCATCACGTTGCCTAAGGGGCTGCCGAAGGCGGCTGGAATCATACCTGGCAACAACTTATCAAAATCCATTGCAAAATTGAATTTCTCCACTGCGGTGCTGTCGGATAAATTGAAAATGGAACCGAAGAGATTCGCTAAACACGAAAATATGCAAGACGAGAGCGCGATATTCAAGTCGGACTCCTGTGTGCGCGGAAAGAAACGGCGGTTGGATCACTTGACATGGGAGGAGAAGCTACAAAGAAAGTATGTTGAATCAACATTGTTGTGATTTTCCTGTGTTGTTTATAGGTTGATACTCTGATACTTCAGTTCTTTCGAGGATAGCTCATATCCCGGTAAAAACATCTCCGATGTTTCGTGCGCCCTTTTTATCTTTTTCCTGCGAATGATTCATTTTTTCTTCAAGTTTTTAAATTACACATTAATAGTCCGGCACCTTATATGTCGTGCGTCGTTTATTTAGAAACCACTCATTTAAAAATCGCGAGTTTTTTTCTTCAATTCTTGACGCGGTTCTTAAAAAGTCCATttaagaataaataaaaatccatTATAGTATCATAtatccaatatatatatataaaagtccATTTAACCATTTCTtccaaaaataaattttattatcatCAATTGCGATGACTTATGATTTTCTTGCCGAGGAAGAGATCCGAGATTATCAAATTTGACTTTCATTTTCACAGGAAGCTAAAAAATAGGGTAGCGGCTCAAACTTCCAGAGATCGGAAGAAAGCGAAATTGGACGAACTAGAAGACACCGTGAAAACATTGCGAGAACAAAATGAATTATTAACACAAGAGTGTACGATGCTAAGGTCGCAAAACGATTTGTTGGTCACTGAAACGAAACGACTGAGGAAGGAGAAAGATGTGAAGAATTCTGGAGAATTGATCTGCTCGTTGTGTCAAGGCCGTGTGGGCTGTGCTGTTTCCTCGCTGGGATCTACAGTGTCCCCCAATCACCCTCTGCCGCAGGGTGGAGCAACACAGCTGGCACAGTCTCTGACACTAACCCCAGGAGCATCAATTCTTCTGAAGATATTGACCATTTATCTCCTCTTGAAGAATTGTTTGGTGACCTCCAAGGGGATGACTACATCGAACGACTTGAAGAACTTGCAGAGAGTCTTCTGCGAGAGGTTACCACAGAAGTGGAAACAAATCCtcatagaacaaatgaacaagtgagtaTTATAATACCTTAAGCCGAATGTACAACGTTTACAAACAATATTGTAATTCATGCACGTTATAGTAATGAATGAACTGTTTGAGATAGAAGAACAATTAGATCTACTAACAACAATGGGAAATTGGGAAATTGGATGATGGATTTAAAATGTTGGGTTGAAACTGTTAATGGTTTGACTACCTTGGAGGCTTAAAAACATTTGTAAAAAGGTTTTTATTTATGGAGATAAAAGTTAAGCCATCAAGATCGTGTAACCATTAACACAGCTAAATTCAATTAGAACAGAATTCTCGGATGCTTGAAACGATTCGTTCGTTCctaaatatatattgtacacCGGCGTCTCAGTTTTCCCTTCATTGATGACGTATCGCTTGCTCCTTGCATAGGTGTCAGTCAAGGAAGATACCGCTAAGAAACGTGATAATTCAGAAAGAGTGGTGGGGCAGACATCAGAAAATGTGGAAACCGGTCGAACCTGTGGAAGCTTGACCGCCTACCAACCGTGGCATCCTGTTGCCAGCACAGTTAGCACACCTTGTACTCGTAACGCAAACACACCTGTTTCAATCAAGTCCGAGGTCGAAGTCAAAGAAGAAGTTGACGCGCATGACTTGGACACAGTTTACGGCACCTACGACGAGACTACAAATTCTATAACGATCATTTACCCGGGCGAGGAAAACGGCGTTGGTATTCAAGAGTGTGTTCAAGAAGTGAGTACCGACGACGTTTGCTCGATCGAGGACTCGTCGTACTTCACATCGAACTGTTACTATTCCAATAATCAGTTTTCACCGTCTTACACGTGCACGGACACCATGTCGCCATCGAGTATACATTCCGAAGACATAGACTCGGGTTTCATGCAAGCGAAACTGGATTCGAACGCGTCCGACTGCGGCTACGAATCTCACGATTCTCCAGCACCCGACATTagaaacgagaagaacaacCTGGCCCTCGCGGATCTCTGGCACGAAAGCTTTTCCGAGCTGTTCCCCACGTTGGCCTGACACTTTCGGCGCATTAACAAGACGGCGAACGCTGGATCGTCTTTGCTCAGTCTGTGATACAACTTAAAGTGGAGCTTACGGATGACAAGAATATctgtttcattttttaattgacAATTTGTATTTGAGACTTGTAtacgtattatatatatatatatggatctatatatatatctcgTTTTTTCTACGGTAAAAAACCATAATAGCATAATATTTGTAACACGATATAGAACACATTCTAAAATACGTAGCCGGTCCGTACTATCGAACGTACATAcgattacatatttatttttctatatgTATCGCTAATCATTTAGTTTGTTTTGTAAAAGACATGAACACCCAGTTTGACGAGTCGTCATTGAAATTTTGAAAACACGTTTATCTTAATGATCGATTgttaatgtatatataataattattagatgTTTACTAGCGAGGTAACAAGTGGTGTACTGCTGTGCAACAGCATGTCGAATAAACAAATCTAAAGACAAAAGCTTTGCATCTCATTCTTATCTGCCAGCCGAGTGTTTTTACTTTTGATTATCTTGACGCAAAAACTGGAGATATTGATTGTTATATTGTGTCGTAATTCGCAATAGCGAAGATATATAGCGGGTGTCCCGGTATTCACTGTACAACGTTTGTCTTCATCGTAAAACGAGTACTGGAACTCCCTGTATGCTACATAAAAGTGTGTTGCGTTCAGCGAATGAGTTGCAGTTATCGATCATTCTGATTCCTAATGCAGCTATTTCGTCCCGATGCATTATTTAACTAGGGTTACCATATTTTAGAAAAGACAAAGTAGCACAGTTCATGAGAAACTAATTTCAATGTCACCATACATTCCTATCTCCTTTTTTGCACTCACAAATTAAACAACTTATTCCTTTCCAAGTACAGACCACTCATTAAATAATCATGAAGCCAATTAAACGTATTAACCGGCAACCCTATATTCAATGGACACGTTATTAGTAAAAACAAGCTACTAATTAGCACCCTTTATTAATCCTTAGACAATACGGTCAATGTAAAGTACCTGATATAAAATGCTCCTAAAAATATTAGCAACGTGCCCTTATTAAGGACAATGGAAGTATAACGGTGACTGTGAATACCTTAATACCTTATCGTTCGTGGtaagaacgaacgaacgatacATGTTAATGTTAACTGCAATGTTGCACCATGTCGAACGTCGCTGTTCGCAATCGAATCTCAGCGGACTGTCTCGTGCCGCGGCGACAAGCGATATTCGTAAAGTACATGTATGGTTCCTTAAAACGACTAAAGCGATTTGCATTTTCTTTATGCGCGTGAACGCGTTCGCATACGGGCAGTCCGTAACATTGTAAACATAGTACCAAGCGAAACAGTCCACTGGTTTTGTCTTGTTATCCATTATGTTACAATTATGAATACTTTTCTAATGATTCCTAGCCAAATAACTTGTCGAAACATCCATGGCAGTAGGGCTTGTCGTTTTGTTCTTTGAAGGTacctttgttcaattgtttcaGACAGAACGCGCAAACAAAGTGTTGCGGATGGAACTTCCGGAACATCGCTGTTATGCAACGACCTGAAACAATAATGTTAATAAGCACTCTGATGCTCGGGCCGGCAAGGATGTCAATCTGCTACCCAGCTAATTTTCTGCTCGCGGATCGTTCATTACAAAAACAGGGAAAAGAGATTGTGGAGATTGATATAACAGATTAACTCGTCATTGCCGGTTAGCGGACTGAAATTGCGTATTCTCCAACACATTTTGTTCTTCAAAAAACAGCCCAAATTGTTGGAGCATAAAAACATTGCTGTGACAGTAGTATCAATAAAGAAACCTGTAATTGGTTTGTGGCATCCCGCGCACAAGGACCCTCTCTTGGCGTGATAGTGTGTCTCACAGTATGGTAGGCCTTCGTGATCAAAGAACGAACCCCCTTGGAACTTTTGTCTGCAATCCTACgaatgcaaaacaaaaatgCGTGGGTGAACCTAGTGCGCAAAAATAAAGGAGTCATTGAACGTGACAATGAAAACGAATAACGAAAGATAAACATTGTTTCGTTCGCGTGATCAATGGCTCCGTAAGGGGATGACCACACCGGTTTGACGCTACGTCACGATCAATACGCACACGGATTGTGTACAGCTTATGCCTTCGCGTAAATTATAAATTTCTCGCGTAAAGCAATCTTTCTCTAACTCCGCCCGCAAAATCCGTGTAGGAGCTATGATAGCATTTCCGAGTAAATCTTGAGCACCCACAACAATAAAATATCTATAAAATAACAGGAGAGGCTTGCGTCCTGCCGTACCTTCCTTTAACCAGAAGTCACGTGGCGGATACGGCAGCCGAACCCGTGCAACTCCTTTGTGTTGTGtgtgttttgtttttttttctttttttttgttgttcttttcagtttatttttatttgtcataCAATACTAGAAACTGCTATCATAGCTCCCGCGATCTCGCATATTAATTAACATTGATCGTCTACGactagaaaaaaaaatatagaatCTGAACCTCGTTAACAATGTATAATGTATCTGATCAAATCCCGCTGACAGAAAAATACTATAGAACCTTAACGATGCCCTAACTGTTACGCGCGTTtgtgtatatatatgtgtgCTGTACAGGTTTATCCGTGTGCGTTTGTGTTCGTGTTTGGCGTGTGCAATCAATGAGAAATTTCGAGGCGGAATGGACGATGACGATGCTTCGTCGCTGTGTTCCCTCCGTTGAATCGCCTAAACACCTGTTGAGAAAGTGGGGGTGGGGACAGAGATGCCAGGCTCCGCATTCGTGGAGCCTGACGACATAGCACCATGGGAGCAGGGGGAACAATAGGGCATTTCACATAAGAAACGGAAGCATTCTGCGACAGGGGACTCGCTTAtgcttcctcctcctcctcttcctcctcgtcGTCAACGCCCACGCACTTCGGGCAAACGGGTTTGCCCTCCATGGCGTAAAACGACTTTCCGGACACCGGTTTCTTGCAATCCTGCAATTTTCACAGGACATGAGTCTGCGGTGCCCACGTGCGTCCTTATCGTTGCGGCTTTCCTATGCAAATCTGGTCTCTTAGAAACATTGCTCCAACTTTCAGCAGGCTACGAATTGATAATACGAGCGgttcacttatttcgatagctCCTATAATTCATTGCTGGTGCGACCTTTCCAAAACGACACAGATTACACTGAAAATCCTCAACGGCAAAGACCAATGACGCCCGATTGTGGGATCGTGTGGTTTCCGTATGCCTGTAATCCAGCGTGAAACACTGAGGCTGTAATGAAAAGCAAACATCTAAATCAGTGGTCCTTTAATCAGGGAAACCTACCCTGCAGACAAAGCAGTCAGGATGCCACTGACTGTTCAACGCGGAAATGTAATTCTCCATGATGGCGCGGTTGCAGCCGCCGCACTTAGGCGCGAACATGTCGAAATAGTCTTCCCTACAGTATGGTTTCCCGTCCCGCTCGTGGAATCCTTCCTCCCCAAACTGTTTGCCGCACTGGGCACAGAAGAAATGTTCCGTGTGCCAGGTCTTCTCCAGAGCGGTCACGCATTTCTGAAAATAGTTTTGAGTATACGAGACTGGCTAGCTGGTCGAGGGGACAGCCGCCAAGGCCGCATTTATATTTTTCGGGAATGAGTTTATTTCAGTTAGCTCTGCTGTGTTCTTTGGACACAACAATTGTTCCAGTTGCAATTGTTCCTTTTTTCAGTGAATGCGGCCCTAAGTACCAGGAAGTCTTACGTCCAGAATGGGGCCGTTGCAGTAGGCGCAACGGGGCGAGAAGAGATTATGGTAGTCGGACTCGCAGTACGGCTGGCCTTCCCTCTCGAAGAAGTTCCTCGTGCCCAGCTCTTGATTGCAGTGGGTGCAGGTGAAGTGCTCCGGGTGCCACGTTTTGCCCAGGGCGGTGATCACCTGAAAACAGACTCAGCGTTAACTTTCTGAACGGAACTCGATTTGACACTTGGCGAACGAACCGCCGGACGATCGCTATTTACTTGTCCCACAATCGGCTTCTCGCAGGCGCTGCAGCATCCCTTCTGAGTGGTGTTGACACCTTGACGACTCATGTCTGCCTGAAGGTTTCCTAGCATAGAATCCAACTGGTTCTGTTTGTGTTGAGCAGCCGGCTGCGGGGGATAAGGCTCTCCGTGTTGCTGCTGGTAGTGATGGGTGGTGTGGGTCTCGGTGATGTGGATCCTGGTCTGCGTGCCCTCGGGTGGCAGCGGACTCTGCGAGCTCTTGGTGGCTTTGTTCGGCTTCGCGTACGGGGATTCGGTCACCGTCTGATGCTGATGGGATCCACTATTGATCTGCAAACGAGCAACAGCTTGTGATTACAGCGCGACTGTCCAGGACTGTTTTTAAGATAGCGGAGAAGATAGAAACTCGAGGAGGTTTCGGGGGTTAGTGCAGGGGCGGTCCAAGGGAAAATGTCAAGGTACCAATAAATGAAGTGTCTCGAAGGGGAGTCGCGAGCCGACCGATGTCGATTGGCACAGGCGAGCTTGCGGACTGGCTTTCAAGCTTTGAGAGATTTCGTGGATCAGTATTAACCCCCACCTTCTATATTTTCCCTCTCTTTGCTCCTCTTCTTCGGGGGCCACGGAAAATCGACGGAGGCGAGGAAAAGGCGACACGCCGAAGGAGAGGAGGAGGAGCAGACTATGACGGCCGCGGCTGGTGGTAGATGGTGGTATGGAAGCTATTTTGGTAACCTAGGGAGCCAAGAATGGGCAGGAGTAGTTTTCACGCGGGCTGTTTTCTCATTCTGTAGTGACTTTTAATAGTAAGCAAACACTACAAAAGCTTATTGCACCCGCGTCCAATTAACCGGCACCACGAATCGCGTAATCTCGCCAATAGAAAAATCCAGTTGCACCCGAGGAGGTATATCGGAGAAGGGAGGCCTCTACCCGGGGGTGCCCCCCTCTTCGATTTCGCCGAATCCATGTGTAATATCAAACGCATTTGTTTCAGGGTCCACCATTCATATTCGGCCAGCGAAAATAGAATTCAATGTCGGGACTGTGtgcaatatattttttaaatacaatacATTTTTTCAGGATAGGAACCTAATTACATAGTTACTTCCAAGTTGAGGAACTTTCATCCCTTTCATCCCTCACTTTCACTTTCATCCCTTGAATATTAAAGCGAGGGAATAATATTCCTTCTAGATATGGCATTACGATTATTTCTAGAGATATTGAAAAATAGGTCCTCAATTCTCAATTATGGAGGATGTTACAGAGCCATGGCAGATCAACCA is a genomic window containing:
- the Xbp1 gene encoding X box binding protein 1, whose product is MSVLKSVIITLPKGLPKAAGIIPGNNLSKSIAKLNFSTAVLSDKLKMEPKRFAKHENMQDESAIFKSDSCVRGKKRRLDHLTWEEKLQRKKLKNRVAAQTSRDRKKAKLDELEDTVKTLREQNELLTQECTMLRSQNDLLVTETKRLRKEKDVKNSGELICSLCQGRVGCAVSSLGSTVSPNHPLPQGGATQLAQSLTLTPGASILLKILTIYLLLKNCLVTSKGMTTSNDLKNLQRVFCERLPQKWKQILIEQMNKCQSRKIPLRNVIIQKEWWGRHQKMWKPVEPVEA
- the Pax gene encoding paxillin isoform X1 — protein: MAMDRSMYGKVDPGAIYQPYKITVKKGLPPGYALLADLQNTVSSEGNHVGSNATPGYGSLNGARTGAYRAYDNRTSPLPAQSPTYQNREAIEETIGKSSAGGKMPSLNNNLSELDTLLQDLSNAHYNAHYQERENRVSSGGMNGDSSPMLRSPSSMSASRPTVDSLLEELSTAVPNGDYPSDGRVKVTIQETSTEIQPVYEGYPSRHGSLNRSEIQRGYTNGHTASNATKELDDLMASLSDFKINSGSHQHQTVTESPYAKPNKATKSSQSPLPPEGTQTRIHITETHTTHHYQQQHGEPYPPQPAAQHKQNQLDSMLGNLQADMSRQGVNTTQKGCCSACEKPIVGQVITALGKTWHPEHFTCTHCNQELGTRNFFEREGQPYCESDYHNLFSPRCAYCNGPILDKCVTALEKTWHTEHFFCAQCGKQFGEEGFHERDGKPYCREDYFDMFAPKCGGCNRAIMENYISALNSQWHPDCFVCRDCRQKFQGGSFFDHEGLPYCETHYHAKRGSLCAGCHKPITGRCITAMFRKFHPQHFVCAFCLKQLNKGTFKEQNDKPYCHGCFDKLFG
- the Pax gene encoding paxillin isoform X4, with amino-acid sequence MDDLDALLADLQNTVSSEGNHVGSNATPGYGSLNGARTGAYRAYDNRTSPLPAQSPTYQNREAIEETIGKSSAGGKMPSLNNNLSELDTLLQDLSNAHYNAHYQERENRVSSGGMNGDSSPMLRSPSSMSASRPTVDSLLEELSTAVPNGDYPSDGRVKVTIQETSTEIQPVYEGYPSRHGSLNRSEIQRGYTNGHTASNATKELDDLMASLSDFKINSGSHQHQTVTESPYAKPNKATKSSQSPLPPEGTQTRIHITETHTTHHYQQQHGEPYPPQPAAQHKQNQLDSMLGNLQADMSRQGVNTTQKGCCSACEKPIVGQVITALGKTWHPEHFTCTHCNQELGTRNFFEREGQPYCESDYHNLFSPRCAYCNGPILDKCVTALEKTWHTEHFFCAQCGKQFGEEGFHERDGKPYCREDYFDMFAPKCGGCNRAIMENYISALNSQWHPDCFVCRDCRQKFQGGSFFDHEGLPYCETHYHAKRGSLCAGCHKPITGRCITAMFRKFHPQHFVCAFCLKQLNKGTFKEQNDKPYCHGCFDKLFG
- the Pax gene encoding paxillin isoform X5; protein product: MTDALLADLQNTVSSEGNHVGSNATPGYGSLNGARTGAYRAYDNRTSPLPAQSPTYQNREAIEETIGKSSAGGKMPSLNNNLSELDTLLQDLSNAHYNAHYQERENRVSSGGMNGDSSPMLRSPSSMSASRPTVDSLLEELSTAVPNGDYPSDGRVKVTIQETSTEIQPVYEGYPSRHGSLNRSEIQRGYTNGHTASNATKELDDLMASLSDFKINSGSHQHQTVTESPYAKPNKATKSSQSPLPPEGTQTRIHITETHTTHHYQQQHGEPYPPQPAAQHKQNQLDSMLGNLQADMSRQGVNTTQKGCCSACEKPIVGQVITALGKTWHPEHFTCTHCNQELGTRNFFEREGQPYCESDYHNLFSPRCAYCNGPILDKCVTALEKTWHTEHFFCAQCGKQFGEEGFHERDGKPYCREDYFDMFAPKCGGCNRAIMENYISALNSQWHPDCFVCRDCRQKFQGGSFFDHEGLPYCETHYHAKRGSLCAGCHKPITGRCITAMFRKFHPQHFVCAFCLKQLNKGTFKEQNDKPYCHGCFDKLFG
- the Pax gene encoding paxillin isoform X3, yielding MTDNKRSVSPIAPVRLATIQKHARWEQYINALLADLQNTVSSEGNHVGSNATPGYGSLNGARTGAYRAYDNRTSPLPAQSPTYQNREAIEETIGKSSAGGKMPSLNNNLSELDTLLQDLSNAHYNAHYQERENRVSSGGMNGDSSPMLRSPSSMSASRPTVDSLLEELSTAVPNGDYPSDGRVKVTIQETSTEIQPVYEGYPSRHGSLNRSEIQRGYTNGHTASNATKELDDLMASLSDFKINSGSHQHQTVTESPYAKPNKATKSSQSPLPPEGTQTRIHITETHTTHHYQQQHGEPYPPQPAAQHKQNQLDSMLGNLQADMSRQGVNTTQKGCCSACEKPIVGQVITALGKTWHPEHFTCTHCNQELGTRNFFEREGQPYCESDYHNLFSPRCAYCNGPILDKCVTALEKTWHTEHFFCAQCGKQFGEEGFHERDGKPYCREDYFDMFAPKCGGCNRAIMENYISALNSQWHPDCFVCRDCRQKFQGGSFFDHEGLPYCETHYHAKRGSLCAGCHKPITGRCITAMFRKFHPQHFVCAFCLKQLNKGTFKEQNDKPYCHGCFDKLFG
- the Pax gene encoding paxillin isoform X2 — translated: MEEACESQAQMESLYEVYNTEKAETNIFSLDALLADLQNTVSSEGNHVGSNATPGYGSLNGARTGAYRAYDNRTSPLPAQSPTYQNREAIEETIGKSSAGGKMPSLNNNLSELDTLLQDLSNAHYNAHYQERENRVSSGGMNGDSSPMLRSPSSMSASRPTVDSLLEELSTAVPNGDYPSDGRVKVTIQETSTEIQPVYEGYPSRHGSLNRSEIQRGYTNGHTASNATKELDDLMASLSDFKINSGSHQHQTVTESPYAKPNKATKSSQSPLPPEGTQTRIHITETHTTHHYQQQHGEPYPPQPAAQHKQNQLDSMLGNLQADMSRQGVNTTQKGCCSACEKPIVGQVITALGKTWHPEHFTCTHCNQELGTRNFFEREGQPYCESDYHNLFSPRCAYCNGPILDKCVTALEKTWHTEHFFCAQCGKQFGEEGFHERDGKPYCREDYFDMFAPKCGGCNRAIMENYISALNSQWHPDCFVCRDCRQKFQGGSFFDHEGLPYCETHYHAKRGSLCAGCHKPITGRCITAMFRKFHPQHFVCAFCLKQLNKGTFKEQNDKPYCHGCFDKLFG
- the Pax gene encoding paxillin isoform X6; the protein is MAMDRSMYGKVDPGAIYQPYKITVKKGLPPGYALLADLQNTVSSEGNHVGSNATPGYGSLNGARTGAYRAYDNRTSPLPAQSPTYQNREAIEETIGKSSAGGKMPSLNNNLSELDTLLQDLSNAHYNAHYQERENRVSSGGMNGDSSPMLRSPSSMSASRPTVDSLLEELSTAVPNGDYPSDGRVKVTIQETSTEIQPVYEGYPSRHGSLNRSEIQRGYTNGHTASNATKELDDLMASLSDFKINSGSHQHQTVTESPYAKPNKATKSSQSPLPPEGTQTRIHITETHTTHHYQQQHGEPYPPQPAAQHKQNQLDSMLGNLQADMSRQGVNTTQKGCCSACEKPIVGQVITALGKTWHPEHFTCTHCNQELGTRNFFEREGQPYCESDYHNLFSPRCAYCNGPILDKCVTALEKTWHTEHFFCAQCGKQFGEEGFHERDGKPYCREDYFDMFAPKCGGCNRAIMENYISALNSQWHPDCFVCRDCKKPVSGKSFYAMEGKPVCPKCVGVDDEEEEEEEEA